One window from the genome of Faecalibacterium sp. HTF-F encodes:
- a CDS encoding methylglyoxal synthase, translated as MTIAILAHDSRKELALQFCTAYSAILSKNTVIATGTTGRMLAQTTGLPVHCYLSGKLGGVQQITSRVACDEVDLVLFFRDPLKADASSITEQNLLRLCDMHGVPIATNIATAEVLLRGLDQGDLDYREGMHPALVEPVPAAMPRRVTA; from the coding sequence ATGACGATCGCCATTCTTGCACATGATTCCCGTAAAGAGCTTGCACTGCAGTTCTGTACTGCTTACAGTGCCATTTTGTCCAAAAACACAGTCATTGCCACCGGTACCACCGGACGGATGCTGGCACAGACCACCGGTCTGCCGGTACATTGCTATCTCTCCGGAAAACTGGGCGGTGTGCAGCAGATCACTTCCCGCGTTGCCTGTGACGAGGTGGATCTGGTGCTGTTCTTCCGCGACCCGCTGAAGGCAGACGCTTCCAGCATCACGGAGCAGAATCTGCTCCGCCTGTGCGACATGCACGGCGTACCCATTGCCACCAACATTGCCACCGCAGAGGTTTTGCTGCGCGGTCTGGATCAGGGCGATCTGGATTATCGAGAGGGAATGCATCCGGCCCTTGTGGAGCCTGTGCCCGCAGCCATGCCCCGCCGTGTGACTGCCTGA